In Rhodamnia argentea isolate NSW1041297 chromosome 4, ASM2092103v1, whole genome shotgun sequence, the following proteins share a genomic window:
- the LOC115744627 gene encoding putative glucose-6-phosphate 1-epimerase isoform X1: MSAADKVAPPPLPPAELCTGVHGLPKVLLRESRGSSAEVYLYGGQVTSWKNDHGEELLFVSSKAIFKPPKAIRGGIPICFPQFANHGSLEQHGFARNRFWKIDNDPAPLPTNSTSKAYVDLIFKPSDEDLKIWPHSFEFRLRVALGPGGDLMLTSRIRNTDAKPFTFTFAYHTYFSVSDISEVRVEGLETLDYLDNLQNKERFTEQGDALTFESEVDKVYLSTPTKIAILDHEKKRTFVIRKDGLPDAVVWNPWDKKAKAMADFGDDEYKHMLCVEPASIEKPITLKPGEEWRGRQELSAVPSSYCSGQLDPRKVLQGC, encoded by the exons ATGTCCGCCGCCGACAAGGTCGCTCCGCCGCCTCTTCCCCCGGCGGAGCTCTGTACGGGCGTCCATGGTCTCCCCAAAGTCCTCCTCCGCGAGTCTCGCGGGAGCTCCGCTGAG GTTTATCTTTACGGAGGCCAAGTGACATCTTGGAAGAACGATCATGGGGAGGAGTTGCTTTTTGTTAGTAGCAAG GCTATATTCAAGCCTCCCAAGGCAATTCGTGGAGGGATACCGATATGCTTTCCTCAG TTCGCGAACCATGGTTCTCTAGAGCAACATGGATTTGCGAGGAACAGATTCTGGAAAATTGATAATGACCCGGCTCCTCTTCCTACTAATTCCACTAGTAAGGCTTATGTGGATCTGATCTTCAAGCCATCAGATGAAGACCTTAAGATCTGGCCTCACAG TTTCGAGTTCCGTCTGAGAGTAGCCTTGGGGCCTGGTGGAGATCTGATGTTGACATCTCGCATCAGGAATACTGATGCAAAACCTTTCACATTCACCTTTGCCTACCACACCTATTTCTCTGTTTCTGATATAAG TGAAGTTCGAGTAGAAGGGTTGGAGACTCTTGATTATTTGGACAACTTGCAGAATAAGGAGCGTTTTACTGAGCAAGGGGATGCACTAACATTTGAATCAGAA GTGGACAAGGTATATCTCAGCACTCCTACAAAGATTGCCATTCTTGATCACGAAAAGAAGAGAACATTCGTGATACGGAAAGATGGACTACCAGATGCTG TGGTTTGGAATCCCTGGGATAAGAAGGCAAAGGCCATGGCCGACTTTGGTGATGATGAATATAAGCATATGCTCTGCGTCGAGCCTGCTTCCATTGAAAAACCTATCACACTGAAACCAGGCGAGGAGTGGAGAGGGAGGCAGGAGCTTTCTGCTGTTCCTTCTAGTTATTGTAGTGGTCAACTGGACCCCCGGAAAGTTCTTCAGGGTTGCTGA
- the LOC115744627 gene encoding putative glucose-6-phosphate 1-epimerase isoform X2, translated as MSAADKVAPPPLPPAELCTGVHGLPKVLLRESRGSSAEVYLYGGQVTSWKNDHGEELLFVSSKAIFKPPKAIRGGIPICFPQFANHGSLEQHGFARNRFWKIDNDPAPLPTNSTSKAYVDLIFKPSDEDLKIWPHSEVRVEGLETLDYLDNLQNKERFTEQGDALTFESEVDKVYLSTPTKIAILDHEKKRTFVIRKDGLPDAVVWNPWDKKAKAMADFGDDEYKHMLCVEPASIEKPITLKPGEEWRGRQELSAVPSSYCSGQLDPRKVLQGC; from the exons ATGTCCGCCGCCGACAAGGTCGCTCCGCCGCCTCTTCCCCCGGCGGAGCTCTGTACGGGCGTCCATGGTCTCCCCAAAGTCCTCCTCCGCGAGTCTCGCGGGAGCTCCGCTGAG GTTTATCTTTACGGAGGCCAAGTGACATCTTGGAAGAACGATCATGGGGAGGAGTTGCTTTTTGTTAGTAGCAAG GCTATATTCAAGCCTCCCAAGGCAATTCGTGGAGGGATACCGATATGCTTTCCTCAG TTCGCGAACCATGGTTCTCTAGAGCAACATGGATTTGCGAGGAACAGATTCTGGAAAATTGATAATGACCCGGCTCCTCTTCCTACTAATTCCACTAGTAAGGCTTATGTGGATCTGATCTTCAAGCCATCAGATGAAGACCTTAAGATCTGGCCTCACAG TGAAGTTCGAGTAGAAGGGTTGGAGACTCTTGATTATTTGGACAACTTGCAGAATAAGGAGCGTTTTACTGAGCAAGGGGATGCACTAACATTTGAATCAGAA GTGGACAAGGTATATCTCAGCACTCCTACAAAGATTGCCATTCTTGATCACGAAAAGAAGAGAACATTCGTGATACGGAAAGATGGACTACCAGATGCTG TGGTTTGGAATCCCTGGGATAAGAAGGCAAAGGCCATGGCCGACTTTGGTGATGATGAATATAAGCATATGCTCTGCGTCGAGCCTGCTTCCATTGAAAAACCTATCACACTGAAACCAGGCGAGGAGTGGAGAGGGAGGCAGGAGCTTTCTGCTGTTCCTTCTAGTTATTGTAGTGGTCAACTGGACCCCCGGAAAGTTCTTCAGGGTTGCTGA
- the LOC115744628 gene encoding uncharacterized protein LOC115744628, giving the protein MGTELQYAINPLAAASPSSHIFSFHCVDERDHFQNRELKESIRNTGAKKFIDPMDQVAEKHNIESIRKTMQMHEGIFKQQVRELHRLYSVQKVLMSELKKEIEQNRIRSAMRSSETNYVVNWPQQTSQPSSSRPFHLQSPSNDPSSNERSSSSCAEAIRRTRGFDLESPAKENSNIDGELPGPSFSPRSIEGSDEETEVELTLSIGGKKGNKMSKSYQQHHTKTEAGFSRMNHKEIVSPSSLMSDRGDACSGPTTSIGGSATTSDRERKQPHWLFQV; this is encoded by the exons ATGGGAACCGAACTTCAGTATGCCATCAACCCTCTAGCAGCAGCTTCACCAAGTAgccacattttttcttttcactgtgTGGATGAGCGGGACCATTTTCAGAACAGAGAGCTCAAAGAAAGCATCAGGAACACTGGAGCCAAGAAGTTTATAGACCCCATGGATCAGGTGGCCGAGAAGCATAACATCGAATCTATCAGGAAGACAATGCAGATGCACGAAGGTATCTTCAAGCAACAG GTGCGAGAACTCCACCGGCTATACAGTGTTCAAAAGGTGCTTATGAGTGAGCTGAAGAAAGAAATAGAGCAAAACAGGATCCGGAGTGCCATGAGGAGTTCAGAGACTAACTATGTCGTCAATTGGCCCCAGCAAACAAGTCAACCCAGTAGCAGCCGTCCGTTCCATTTACAAAGTCCGAGCAATGACCCGAGTTCAAATGAGAGGAGCAGTAGCAGCTGTGCCGAGGCCATAAGAAGGACGAGAGGTTTCGACCTCGAAAGCCCTGCAAAAGAAAACAGCAACATTGATGGAGAATTACCGGGGCCTAGCTTTAGCCCTCGAAGCATCGAAGGCTCGGATGAAGAAACTGAAGTGGAGCTAACACTAAGCATAGGAGGGAAAAAAGGCAATAAAATGTCCAAAAGCTACCAACAGCATCACACGAAAACAGAAGCGGGTTTCTCCAGGATGAATCATAAGGAGATCGTTTCGCCTTCGTCACTCATGTCGGATCGAGGTGATGCTTGCAGTGGACCCACCACCAGTATTGGTGGTTCAGCTACTACATCTGATCGGGAAAGAAAACAGCCGCATTGGCTGTTTCAAGTCTGA